The following proteins are encoded in a genomic region of Drosophila miranda strain MSH22 chromosome 4, D.miranda_PacBio2.1, whole genome shotgun sequence:
- the LOC117189111 gene encoding aspartic proteinase oryzasin-1-like: MEVKWNCCKLMLILALCSLEVECRRRLKVGRRRNPQASHLNVQNELKSLSIKHKLNATTTAPETATATETTKDSGSIGTRLGNAFNTEYYLPVTIGTPPQEFILLIDTGSANLWVPSSKCPATVKSCVSHNQYDSKSSRSYVANGTAFTIEYASKSQGGVALSGILSQDTVTIAELAIQRQVFAEITEQPEATFLSSPFDGMLGLGYASISIGGVTPPFYNLVAQGLIKHPVFSIYLNRNGTNATDGGELVLGGIDATLFSGCLTYVPVSQQGYWQFVMTSAVLGGKTFCTHCQAILDVGTSLLVAPTAANKKINQLLAVLNPQDTSGVFLVNCSTIASLPTMVFTIARKEFPLQPSDYILQYGETCVSSFTSLAGSDLWILGEVFMGAYYTVYDMGYNQIGLATAMH; the protein is encoded by the coding sequence ATGGAGGTGAAGTGGAACTGCTGTAAACTGATGCTAATACTGGCCCTCTGCTCATTGGAGGTGGAGTGTCGGAGGCGCCTGAAGGTGGGCAGACGCCGGAATCCCCAGGCGAGTCATCTCAATGTGCAGAACGAGCTCAAGTCCCTGTCGATAAAACACAAACTGAATGCCACCACAACAGCACCagagacagcaacagcaacagagacAACAAAGGACTCTGGCTCGATTGGGACTAGATTGGGGAATGCCTTCAACACGGAGTACTATCTGCCAGTGACGATTGGCACCCCGCCGCAGGAGTTCATCCTGCTGATCGATACGGGCTCTGCGAATCTCTGGGTGCCCTCCAGCAAGTGTCCGGCCACGGTCAAGTCCTGCGTGAGCCACAACCAGTACGACTCAAAGTCCTCGCGCTCGTATGTGGCCAATGGCACGGCCTTCACGATCGAATACGCCTCGAAGTCGCAGGGAGGAGTGGCGCTCTCGGGCATCCTGTCGCAGGACACGGTCACCATAGCGGAGCTGGCCATTCAGAGGCAGGTCTTTGCCGAGATCACCGAACAGCCAGAGGCCACGTTTCTCTCCTCCCCCTTCGACGGGATGTTGGGTCTGGGCTACGCGAGTATCTCGATCGGCGGGGTCACTCCGCCGTTCTACAACCTGGTGGCCCAAGGGCTGATCAAGCACCCGGTCTTCTCCATCTATCTGAACAGGAACGGCACCAATGCCACAGACGGGGGCGAGCTAGTTCTCGGCGGCATTGATGCGACACTCTTCAGCGGCTGCCTCACCTACGTCCCCGTCTCCCAGCAGGGATACTGGCAGTTCGTGATGACCAGTGCGGTGCTGGGCGGGAAGACCTTTTGCACCCACTGCCAGGCCATACTCGATGTGGGCACTTCCCTGCTGGTGGCTCCAACAGCCGCGAACAAAAAGATCAACCAGTTGTTGGCTGTGCTCAATCCGCAGGACACGAGCGGCGTTTTTCTGGTCAACTGCTCGACGATAGCCAGCCTGCCGACGATGGTTTTCACCATTGCCCGAAAGGAGTTCCCCCTGCAGCCATCCGACTATATTCTGCAGTACGGGGAGACGTGTGTCTCGAGCTTCACCAGCCTCGCGGGCAGTGACCTGTGGATACTCGGCGAGGTCTTTATGGGCGCCTACTACACGGTCTATGACATGGGCTACAATCAAATTGGACTGGCCACGGCTATGCATTGA
- the LOC108161530 gene encoding cathepsin D produces the protein MCVFGTWHGLTCECYATKSSFWPDKALFKDYKYCSADWRLSRVSNMNRRVVILLLCAFLCASEAFHRIAMQRHRHRKLPHGRHLWASRKHMRRKFGMPAVTTQSTTNTTTTSAPAEAIEPLFNAFQTQFYGPLFVSDQAFTVQFDTGSSDLWIPNSNCSTCIKECGNAVFQAAKSKSFKANGTSFSITYGVGKVSGVTASETVSIGQISIKDQGFGLVSQTDTCSSFDGVLGLAYPRASVTGARPPFYQMIDQKLVDSSIFSFHLKSGDGGSLILGGSNSSLYHGSLTHVNVTQQKMWQFTMDYIGFPSKKCRRCNSCKAIMDSGTSLIVGPTEDITQLNTKIRATYNATNGIWQVPCGRISYLPVLELGIAGKKFQVRPQEYVIAYEGDVCITGFMDLAGLNFWIIGDVFFREHYVSFDVEQNRIGIAKAK, from the coding sequence ATGTGTGTTTTCGGCACATGGCACGGCCTTACGTGCGAATGTTATGCCACCAAATCCAGCTTTTGGCCCGATAAAGCCCTATTCAAAGACTATAAGTACTGCAGCGCGGACTGGAGGTTGAGCAGAGTTTCGAACATGAATCGACGTGTGGTTATCCTGCTGCTCTGTGCGTTCCTCTGTGCCAGTGAGGCGTTTCACAGAATTGCGATGCAGCGACACAGGCACCGCAAGCTGCCACATGGCCGACACCTGTGGGCCAGTCGGAAGCACATGCGACGCAAGTTCGGAATGCCAGCAGTAACGACTCAGAGCACCACCAACACGACCACCACCAGTGCACCTGCAGAGGCCATCGAACCGCTCTTTAATGCGTTTCAAACCCAGTTCTACGGACCTCTGTTTGTCTCCGATCAAGCGTTCACCGTGCAGTTCGATACGGGTTCATCGGATCTATGGATTCCCAACTCCAACTGCAGCACCTGCATCAAGGAGTGCGGCAACGCTGTGTTCCAGGCGGCCAAATCGAAGTCCTTCAAGGCCAACGGCACCTCCTTCAGCATCACCTACGGAGTCGGAAAGGTGAGCGGCGTGACAGCCTCGGAAACGGTGTCCATTGGGCAGATCTCGATAAAGGACCAGGGTTTCGGGCTGGTCAGCCAAACGGACACGTGCAGCAGCTTCGATGGGGTCCTGGGCTTGGCGTATCCCAGGGCTTCCGTGACAGGTGCCAGGCCTCCATTCTATCAGATGATCGATCAGAAGTTGGTCGATAGCTCGATATTCTCGTTCCACCTGAAGAGCGGCGACGGGGGATCGCTGATCTTGGGCGGCTCCAACTCGAGCCTGTACCACGGCTCGTTGACCCACGTGAACGTAACCCAACAGAAAATGTGGCAGTTCACGATGGACTACATTGGTTTCCCCTCGAAGAAGTGTCGTCGCTGCAACAGCTGCAAGGCCATCATGGACTCGGGCACCTCTCTGATAGTGGGACCCACCGAGGACATCACGCAGCTGAACACCAAAATCAGGGCCACCTACAATGCCACCAACGGCATCTGGCAGGTGCCCTGTGGGCGAATCAGCTATCtgccggtcctggagctcggcATCGCCGGCAAGAAGTTCCAGGTGCGGCCACAGGAGTATGTGATCGCCTACGAAGGGGATGTCTGCATCACGGGCTTCATGGACTTGGCGGGGCTCAATTTCTGGATCATCGGAGATGTCTTCTTCAGGGAGCACTATGTGTCGTTCGATGTGGAGCAGAATAGGATTGGCATTGCCAAGGCCAAGTAG
- the LOC108161537 gene encoding secretion-regulating guanine nucleotide exchange factor isoform X1 — translation MEVFAWGANSHGQLGLGFESELCMTPQRLTRHSFAPQLVRCIRGGGGHVLVLDTSGRVHACGWNNRGQLGLDSTEECHNEFQMIPSEYFEEVPIETVSCGWDISGGITLTKRLFVWGSNAFQQLGICQRGFMAVRRPLPVRLPKEEPALAISFGLRHCAVLTQDHKIYVFGRLRVMDPPPIELDITATTLHRCNTMKIQVHNPNELRIVALSSGQHHMLLKCVDLTQEGGSTKRILSLGDNKFGQSNAFLFEEDVRQLAVGWTHNAALLRNNEILMWGRNCYGQLGTGSISEQQAVPQPLSLQLPDGQTPARVHMGAEHGLLRTTAGEIYTWGWNEHGNCGNNSTENVCSPTLVEIPGRVKLAGAGSGFCYAISESSVN, via the exons ATGGAGGTCTTCGCCTGG GGTGCCAACTCTCACGGACAGCTCGGCCTTGGCTTTGAATCGGAGCTGTGCATGACGCCGCAGCGCCTGACCAGACACTCCTTCGCCCCCCAGTTGGTGCGCTGCATTCGCGGCGGCGGGGGGCACGTACTCGTGCTGGACACGAGCGGAAGGGTGCACGCCTGCGGCTGGAACAATCGCGGACAACTGGGCCTGGACTCGACGGAGGAGTGCCACAACGAGTTCCAGATGATTCCCTCAGAGTACTTTGAG GAGGTGCCCATTGAAACGGTTAGCTGCGGCTGGGACATCTCTGGCGGGATAACCCTGACCAAGCGACTCTTCGTGTGGGGCTCCAACGCCTTCCAGCAGCTGGGGATCTGCCAGCGCGGGTTCATGGCCGTCCGTCGGCCCCTCCCCGTGCGGCTGCCCAAGGAGGAGCCCGCGCTGGCCATCAGCTTCGGGCTGCGCCACTGCGCAGTGCTCACGCAGGACCACAAGATCTACGTGTTCGGGCGGCTGCGCGTCATGGACCCCCCGCCCATCGAGCTGGACATCACGGCCACCACCCTGCACCGCTGCAACACGATGAAGATCCAGGTGCACAATCCGAACGAGCTGCGCATCGTGGCCCTCTCCAGCGGCCAGCACCACATGCTGCTCAAGTGCGTGGACCTGACCCAGGAAGGCGGCAGCACCAAGCGGATTCTGTCTTTGGGCGACAACAAGTTCGGCCAGTCCAACGCCTTCCTCTTCGAGGAGGACGTGCGGCAGCTGGCCGTCGGCTGGACCCACAATGCGGCGCTGCTCCGCAACAACGAGATCCTCATGTGGGGCCGCAACTGCTACGGACAGCTGGGCACGGGCTCGATCAGCGAGCAGCAGGCGGTGCCCCAGCCACTGAGCCTCCAACTGCCCGACGGTCAGACGCCTGCTCGCGTGCACATGGGGGCAGAGCACGGCCTGCTGCGGACCACAGCCGGCGAGATCTACACCTGGGGCTGGAACGAGCACGGAAACTGCGGCAACAACAGTACAGAGAATGT ATGCAGCCCTACACTCGTGGAAATCCCGGGACGCGTGAAGTTGGCCGGAGCTGGCTCGGGCTTCTGTTACGCCATTTCCGAGTCGtctgttaattaa
- the LOC117189115 gene encoding secretion-regulating guanine nucleotide exchange factor — MEVFAWGANSHGQLGLGFESELCMTPQRLTRHSFAPQLVRCIRGGGGHVLVQDTSGRVHACGWNNRGQLGLDSTEECHNEFQMIPSEYFEEVPIETVSCGWDISGGITLTKRLFVWGSNAFQQLGICQRGFMAVRRPLPVRLPKEEPALAISFGLRHCAVLTQDHKIYVFGRLRVMDPPPIELDITATTLHRCNTMKIQVHNPNELRIVALSSGQHHMLLKCVDLTQEGGSTKRILSLGDNKFGQSNAFLFEEDVRQLAVGWTHNAALLRNNEILMWGRNCYGQLGTGSISEQQAVPQPLSLQLPDGQTPARVHMGAEHGLLRTTAGEIYTWGWNEHGNCGNNSTENVCSPTLVEIPGRVKLAGAGSGFCYAISESSVN; from the exons ATGGAGGTCTTCGCCTGG GGTGCCAACTCTCACGGACAGCTCGGCCTTGGCTTTGAATCGGAGCTGTGCATGACGCCGCAGCGCCTGACCAGACACTCCTTCGCCCCCCAGTTGGTGCGCTGCATTCGCGGCGGCGGGGGGCACGTACTCGTGCAGGACACGAGCGGAAGGGTGCACGCCTGCGGCTGGAACAATCGCGGACAACTGGGCCTGGACTCGACGGAGGAGTGCCACAACGAGTTCCAGATGATTCCCTCAGAGTACTTTGAG GAGGTGCCCATTGAAACGGTTAGCTGCGGCTGGGACATCTCTGGCGGGATAACCCTGACCAAGCGACTCTTCGTGTGGGGCTCCAACGCCTTCCAGCAGCTGGGGATCTGCCAGCGCGGGTTCATGGCCGTCCGTCGGCCCCTCCCCGTGCGGCTGCCCAAGGAGGAGCCCGCGCTGGCCATCAGCTTCGGGCTGCGCCACTGCGCAGTGCTCACGCAGGACCACAAGATCTACGTGTTCGGGCGGCTGCGCGTCATGGACCCCCCGCCCATCGAGCTGGACATCACGGCCACCACCCTGCACCGCTGCAACACGATGAAGATCCAGGTGCACAATCCGAACGAGCTGCGCATCGTGGCCCTCTCCAGCGGCCAGCACCACATGCTGCTCAAGTGCGTGGACCTGACCCAGGAGGGCGGCAGCACCAAGCGGATTCTGTCTTTGGGCGACAACAAGTTCGGCCAGTCCAACGCCTTCCTCTTCGAGGAGGACGTGCGGCAGCTGGCCGTCGGCTGGACCCACAATGCGGCGCTGCTCCGCAACAACGAGATCCTCATGTGGGGCCGCAACTGCTACGGACAGCTGGGCACGGGCTCGATCAGCGAGCAGCAGGCGGTGCCCCAGCCACTGAGCCTCCAACTGCCCGACGGCCAGACGCCTGCTCGCGTGCACATGGGGGCAGAGCACGGCCTGCTGCGGACCACAGCCGGCGAGATCTACACCTGGGGCTGGAACGAGCACGGAAACTGTGGCAACAACAGTACAGAGAATGT ATGCAGCCCTACGCTGGTGGAAATCCCGGGACGCGTGAAGTTGGCCGGAGCGGGCTCGGGCTTCTGTTACGCCATATCCGAGTCGTCTGTTAACTAA
- the LOC108161539 gene encoding thioredoxin domain-containing protein 5 homolog: MSNEISVESSASGVEDTDHRTIDWSTDDFEKYLKEKNVIVEFYATLCESCNSLYSILWKLMGIQNTASTSLSIGAINCSKYESFCISNNVTMYPTLLYFEKDDGVAKKSYNLSSFMSEKTTEKAVVIKEDAPQNCAPGQVFTLTDKNFDSSTKSMKSFVKFFQPSCPFCIALKQVWIDLASELGNVTAVCIAELDCTDFKAICKRYHITAVPKLVWIDSNAFRVYNGGGKGDQ; this comes from the exons ATGTCTAACG AAATATCAGTTGAATCATCGGCATCAGGAGTAGAGGACACCGATCACCGAACCATCGACTGGAGCACCGACGATTTTGAAAAATATCTGAAGGAGAAGAATGTCATAGTCGAGTTCTATGCAACGCTCTGCGAGAGCTGCAATAGTTTATATAGCATATTGTGGAAGCTGATGGGGATACAGAATACGGCCAGCACGAGCCTGTCCATTGGCGCCATAAACTGCTCCAAATATGAGTCATTTTGCATCAGTAACAATGTCACAATGTATCCGACTCTCCTGTACTTTGAAAAGGACGACGGAGTCGCAAAGAAATCGTACAATCTGAGTAGCTTTATGTCCGAAAAAACCACCGAAAAAGCAGTCGTGATAAAGGAAGATGCCCCCCAGAATTGTGCTCCTGGGCAAGTCTTCACATTGACCGACAAGAATTTCGATTCAAGCACCAAAAGTATGAAATCCTTTGTGAAGTTCTTTCAACCCAGCTGCCCATTCTGTATCGCCCTGAAACAGGTGTGGATTGATCTGGCCAGCGAGCTGGGAAATGTGACGGCTGTCTGCATTGCGGAGCTCGATTGTACGGATTTCAAAGCCATATGCAAGAGGTATCACATTACCGCCGTACCAAAGTTGGTATGGATTGACAGTAACGCCTTTCGTGTCTATAACGGCGGTGGAAAG GGCGACCAGTAA
- the LOC108161541 gene encoding thioredoxin domain-containing protein 5 homolog, which yields MFQRLLLLVAIVAAIRRGISYDYESPLHVNHEYVAESTEMLHGLMAFVEDNNVYDGATEDDDDDDPVSEACKDGEVLQLNTNNFNLFTHTGRYFIMIYKPPLSYMADQAKIKWAKLARELNAKGTICISDLDCSKSNEICHDLQIRPSPTFLWYENGRKVRTYDADTELEHLKSFVEKMIASNGTFIEKSGARTRSYLTMNLITLALNYLAIKLPILVPN from the coding sequence ATGTTTCAACGATTGCTCTTACTGGTGGCAATCGTTGCAGCTATTCGAAGAGGAATATCATATGATTATGAATCTCCACTTCACGTGAATCACGAATATGTAGCTGAAAGTACTGAAATGCTGCATGGCTTGATGGCATTTGTAGAAGACAATAATGTTTACGATGGTGCTACTgaggacgatgatgatgacgatccCGTGTCTGAGGCCTGTAAGGACGGCGAGGTCTTGCAGCTGAATACCAACAATTTTAATCTGTTTACCCACACTGGAAGATATTTCATCATGATCTATAAGCCCCCACTCAGCTACATGGCCGATCAGGCAAAGATAAAATGGGCCAAACTGGCCCGGGAACTGAACGCCAAGGGCACCATTTGCATTTCGGACTTGGATTGTAGTAAATCGAATGAAATCTGTCACGATCTGCAAATCAGACCAAGTCCGACTTTCCTGTGGTACGAGAACGGCCGCAAAGTTCGCACCTACGATGCCGATACCGAGTTGGAGCATTTGAAAAGCTTTGTCGAGAAAATGATAGCCTCGAATGGTACTTTCATCGAGAAGTCAGGAGCCAGAACAAGGTCTTATCTGACGATGAACCTTATCACACTTGCCCTCAACTATTTGGCCATTAAGCTGCCAATCTTAGTTCCAAATTGA
- the LOC108161547 gene encoding uncharacterized protein LOC108161547, giving the protein MADLLFPQLERPLPSMPSLHYTLFAYREELRRRDVPFMKMSTIKLHLTDNLILQTIKNIRQYDTIEIMNLNREITFKRRLTKQMRKVRKLEKLGLTIDPRKLTEGGQWH; this is encoded by the coding sequence ATGGCCGATTTATTATTCCCTCAATTGGAGCGTCCTCTGCCCTCGATGCCCTCCCTGCACTACACCCTGTTTGCGTACCGCGAGGAGCTGAGGCGTCGGGATGTGCCCTTCATGAAGATGTCCACCATCAAGCTGcacctgacggacaatttgaTACTGCAGACCATCAAGAACATACGGCAGTACGACACCATCGAGATTATGAATCTCAACAGGGAGATCACCTTCAAGCGGCGCCTCACCAAGCAGATGCGCAAGGTGCGGAAGCTGGAGAAGCTCGGCCTGACCATCGATCCACGGAAGCTCACCGAGGGCGGACAGTGGCACTGA
- the LOC108161534 gene encoding odorant receptor 22a-like: MLSKLVPRITAKPLTERIQSRDALVYLDRVKKLWGWRAAEDEQWRILYNIWAFVWNMLLLVLLPLSMSMEYVQRFKNFSPGEFFGSLEICVDMYGCSLKCVYTMFGFKRFQAAKTLLDRLDLRCTSDEERASVHRYVALANRCYVTYHILYSGFVVINWTGYLLLGSHAWRMYLPGLDSERNFLVTSFFELLLMSGVVTMNQCTDVSPLAHMLMARCHIGLLKDRLTKLHSDPSKSEEDHQEDLNRCIQDHSVILDYVNLLRPVYSATIFVQFLLIGLVLGLSMIHVMFFSNFWTGIGTMCFMFDVCLETFPFCYLCNIITGDCQDLADSLFQSNWMAASRRYKSTLVYFLHNLQQPIVLTAGGIFPICMQTNLSMAKMAFSVVTIIKQFNLADKFQ, from the exons ATGTTGAGCAAGCTTGTGCCCCGCATCACAGCCAAGCCACTGACGGAGAGGATTCAGTCCCGCGATGCCCTTGTCTACTTGGATCGAGTAAAGAAGCTCTGGGGCTGGAGAGCCGCCGAGGATGAGCAGTGGAGGATACTCTATAATATCTGGGCTTTTGTCTGGAACATGCTGCTGCTCGTCCTGCTGCCGTTGTCGATGTCCATGGAGTATGTGCAGAGGTTTAAAAACTTCTCGCCGGGAGAGTTCTTTGGCTCCCTGGAGATCTGTGTGGACATGTATGGCTGTTCCCTGAAGTGCGTCTACACCATGTTTGGTTTCAAGAGATTTCAAGCAGCCAAGACACTGCTTGATCGCCTGGACCTGCGCTGCACCAGCGACGAGGAACGCGCCAGTGTGCACCGCTACGTGGCTCTGGCGAACCGCTGCTATGTGACATACCACATCCTATACTCGGGATTCGTGGTTATCAATTGGACGGGCTACCTCCTGTTGGGCAGCCACGCCTGGCGGATGTACCTCCCTGGGCTGGACTCTGAGCGAAACTTTCTGGTGACCAGTTTCTTCGAGCTACTGCTGATGAGCGGCGTGGTTACCATGAACCAGTGCACGGACGTCTCTCCTCTGGCCCACATGCTAATGGCTCGCTGCCACATAGGTCTGCTCAAGGATCGCTTGACCAAACTACACTCGGATCCCAGCAAATCTGAGGAGGACCACCAGGAGGATCTGAATAGATGCATCCAGGACCATTCCGTGATACTGGA CTATGTGAATCTTCTGCGGCCCGTCTACTCGGCCACCATTTTCGTGCAGTTCCTCTTAATTGGCCTGGTTCTGGGCCTGTCCATGATCCACGTCATGTTCTTTTCCAACTTCTGGACAGGCATCGGCACCATGTGCTTCATGTtcgatgtgtgcctggaaaccTTTCCGTTCTGCTACTTGTGCAACATAATCACCGGTGATTGCCAGGATCTAGCGGACAGTCTGTTCCAATCGAATTGGATGGCAGCCAGTCGCAGATACAAGTCCACGTTGGTCTACTTTCTGCACAACCTCCAGCAGCCGATTGTCCTCACAGCTGGCGGGATTTTTCCCATCTGCATGCAGACCAATTTATCG ATGGCGAAGATGGCCTTTTCTGTGGTCACCATAATAAAACAATTCAATCTGGCGGATAAGTTTCAGTAG
- the LOC108161535 gene encoding odorant receptor 22a-like, translating into MLSKLVPRIKAKPLTERTSSRDAFVYLDRVQKFFGWTAVEDERWRIPYILWGIFMNLMLIFFLPISMLVAYIQMFKSFTAGEFLSSLEITVNMYGCVLKCIYTIWGFKGFTAARKVLDELDLRCTSDEERTSVHRCVALGNLSYVLFHIFYSGFVVINWTGYVLMGRHAWMMYLPGLDAENNFFIASLCEMLLMSGVVTMDQCTDVSPLAHMLMARCHICLLKDRLTKLRTDPTKDEDEHYEELSNCVHDHRLILDYVNALRPTFSGTIFVQFLLIGIVLGLSMINLMFFSTLWTGLGTACFMFCVCLETFPFCYVCNMIIDDCQKLSDNLFQSDWTAASRRYKSTLVYFLQNLQKPIILTAGGVFPICMQTNLSMVKLAFSVVTVIKQFNLADKFQ; encoded by the exons ATGTTGAGCAAGCTTGTGCCCCGCATCAAAGCCAAGCCACTGACGGAGAGGACTAGCTCCCGCGATGCCTTTGTCTACTTGGATCGAGTGCAGAAGTTCTTCGGCTGGACAGCGGTCGAGGATGAGAGGTGGAGGATCCCCTACATTCTGTGGGGTATTTTCATGAACCTGATGCTGATCTTCTTCCTGCCGATCTCGATGCTGGTGGCATACATTCAGATGTTCAAGAGCTTCACGGCGGGCGAGTTTCTCAGCTCCCTGGAGATCACGGTGAATATGTACGGATGCGTTTTGAAGTGCATCTACACCATTTGGGGCTTCAAGGGGTTTACGGCAGCCAGAAAGGTGCTCGACGAGCTGGACCTGCGCTGCACCAGCGACGAGGAGCGAACCAGTGTGCACCGCTGCGTGGCTCTGGGGAACCTGAGCTACGTGTTGTTTCACATCTTCTACTCGGGATTTGTGGTCATCAACTGGACGGGCTACGTCCTGATGGGCAGGCACGCCTGGATGATGTACCTCCCTGGACTAGACGCTGAAAATAACTTCTTCATAGCCAGCTTGTGCGAGATGCTTCTGATGAGCGGCGTGGTCACCATGGATCAGTGCACGGACGTCTCTCCTCTGGCCCACATGCTGATGGCTCGCTGCCACATCTGTCTGCTCAAGGATCGGTTGACTAAACTGCGCACGGACCCCACCAAAGACGAGGACGAACACTACGAGGAGCTGAGCAACTGCGTCCACGACCATCGCTTGATATTGGA CTATGTCAATGCTCTGCGGCCCACCTTTTCAGGGACCATATTCGTGCAGTTCCTTTTGATTGGCATAGTTCTGGGCCTGTCCATGATCAACCTCATGTTCTTCTCGACCCTCTGGACGGGCCTCGGCACCGCCTGCTTCATGTTCTGTGTGTGCCTGGAAACCTTTCCCTTCTGCTACGTTTGCAACATGATCATCGATGATTGCCAAAAGCTATCGGACAATCTGTTCCAATCGGATTGGACGGCTGCCAGTCGCAGATACAAGTCCACGCTGGTCTACTTTCTGCAGAATCTGCAGAAACCGATTATCTTAACAGCGGGTGGAGTGTTTCCCATCTGCATGCAGACGAATCTATCG ATGGTGAAGCTGGCCTTTTCCGTGGTCACCGTTATAAAACAATTCAATCTAGCGGATAAGTTTCAGTAG